One window from the genome of Daphnia pulex isolate KAP4 chromosome 9, ASM2113471v1 encodes:
- the LOC124202092 gene encoding WD40 repeat-containing protein HOS15-like isoform X1, whose product MAESKELRGFKIPSECVDNYVDGGRSKVTEYELKEKGKLQFQESLRSVSELNHPRSISRFHPTLPVLACGVNGKVILFSAADGSIAFSHWQESRVKLGKRQTLTEFTYFAAIEWNVDGTLLAAGDDAGGVVVWSYPEGAILFEARKHTAHSVIGNIQWNPFRHDVLSTRNIYEKKLLLWNSSSERNLFYEFEYEIEIRGVAWISESQIALSFESGLIEIYEIDEGQPTAKTRVVQRLQHDSGVTWGGIQWSDKTKHLATCSRDGSIKIWVMASDQPIHSFE is encoded by the exons ATGGCTGAGTCTAAAGAATTACGGGGGTTTAAAATACCGTCAGAATGCGTTGATAATTATGTTGATGGTGGTCGATCTAAAGTTACCGAATACGAGCtaaaggaaaaagggaaactgcAATTTCAGGAAAGTCTGAGGTCGGTGTCGGAACTTAATCACCCACGAAGCATCAGTCGCTTCCATCCAACGTTACCGGTTCTTGCCTGTGGGGTCAACGGAAAAGTGATCCTGTTTAGTGCGGCGGATGGATCCATTGCGTTTAGCCATTGGCAGGAAAGTCGAGTGAAACTTGGAAAACGTCAAACTTTGACAGAGTTTACTTATTTTGCCGCAATTGAATGGAAT GTTGATGGAACTCTACTGGCAGCCGGTGACGATGCTGGTGGAGTTGTCGTGTGGAGTTATCCGGAAGGCGCAATTCTTTTTGAAGCAAGGAAACACACAGCTCATTCAGTGATTGGAAACATCCAGTGGAATCCATTCAGGCATGACGTATTGTCAACTCGGAATATT TACGAAAAGAAGCTGCTTTTGTGGAATTCGTCCAGTGAAAGAAATCTGTTCTACGAATTTGAATATGAGATCGAGATAAGGGGAGTCGCGTGGATCTCTGAATCTCAAATCGCCTTGTCATTTGAATCGGGATTGATTGAGATTTACGAAATAGACGAAGGCCAACCAACAGCGAAAACCCGAGTAGTCCAGCGACTACAACACGAT TCAGGTGTGACGTGGGGTGGCATACAATGGAGTGACAAGACGAAACATTTGGCAACATGTTCGAGGGACGGATCGATCAAG aTCTGGGTCATGGCAAGTGACCAGCCAATCCATAGTTTCGAGTGA
- the LOC124202092 gene encoding WD40 repeat-containing protein HOS15-like isoform X2 has translation MAESKELRGFKIPSECVDNYVDGGRSKVTEYELKEKGKLQFQESLRSVSELNHPRSISRFHPTLPVLACGVNGKVILFSAADGSIAFSHWQESRVKLGKRQTLTEFTYFAAIEWNVDGTLLAAGDDAGGVVVWSYPEGAILFEARKHTAHSVIGNIQWNPFRHDVLSTRNIYEKKLLLWNSSSERNLFYEFEYEIEIRGVAWISESQIALSFESGLIEIYEIDEGQPTAKTRVVQRLQHDSGVTWGGIQWSDKTKHLATCSRDGSIKVLKLVSSNYLGHGK, from the exons ATGGCTGAGTCTAAAGAATTACGGGGGTTTAAAATACCGTCAGAATGCGTTGATAATTATGTTGATGGTGGTCGATCTAAAGTTACCGAATACGAGCtaaaggaaaaagggaaactgcAATTTCAGGAAAGTCTGAGGTCGGTGTCGGAACTTAATCACCCACGAAGCATCAGTCGCTTCCATCCAACGTTACCGGTTCTTGCCTGTGGGGTCAACGGAAAAGTGATCCTGTTTAGTGCGGCGGATGGATCCATTGCGTTTAGCCATTGGCAGGAAAGTCGAGTGAAACTTGGAAAACGTCAAACTTTGACAGAGTTTACTTATTTTGCCGCAATTGAATGGAAT GTTGATGGAACTCTACTGGCAGCCGGTGACGATGCTGGTGGAGTTGTCGTGTGGAGTTATCCGGAAGGCGCAATTCTTTTTGAAGCAAGGAAACACACAGCTCATTCAGTGATTGGAAACATCCAGTGGAATCCATTCAGGCATGACGTATTGTCAACTCGGAATATT TACGAAAAGAAGCTGCTTTTGTGGAATTCGTCCAGTGAAAGAAATCTGTTCTACGAATTTGAATATGAGATCGAGATAAGGGGAGTCGCGTGGATCTCTGAATCTCAAATCGCCTTGTCATTTGAATCGGGATTGATTGAGATTTACGAAATAGACGAAGGCCAACCAACAGCGAAAACCCGAGTAGTCCAGCGACTACAACACGAT TCAGGTGTGACGTGGGGTGGCATACAATGGAGTGACAAGACGAAACATTTGGCAACATGTTCGAGGGACGGATCGATCAAGGTCCTTAAATTGGTTTCATCCAACT aTCTGGGTCATGGCAAGTGA
- the LOC124202090 gene encoding neuropeptide CCHamide-1 receptor-like codes for MLHVPIYLEALFGSPNKKEDIKSSAMMFPREISNESTVVTSHYQRLEQDSRELDNEQPDDYIPYDQRLEPYIVPVLFGLIFLLGVIGNGCLISILCCQKSMRNLPNMFIFNLALGDLLVLLFTVPFTSTVYTFDSWPYGELVCKASEFAKDTSVGVSVFTLTALSFDRYTAIVQPVQSFVSGPKSKQSCIIVSLVAIWLASLGLALPAAIFSHLMKLSGEKIPEAERMWDANGTIMGPTHREILVCYPFPQEFGTVYPKIIVLGRFLIHYCLPLLIIGTFYAIMAHHLLRSVQIIPGHATVRTPSSKRQHRQPPSDTSASNNANEPVLLLQLPQPNKNRKSRRKVAKMVQYFVVLFAICFLPMHVFFLWFHFDANSQNDYNNFWNAFRIFGFVLAYINSCINPIALYFLSTNFRKHFNRLLFCGWARKGSISSERIRSRSERHGVNNYPLKEFREEHPPLASERMTPSACCNQQTTCHHGLGGQQNVTHHPSVHNGNTKPTGHCVYIRGQPEGSASQIPSRP; via the exons ATGTTACATGTTCCAATTTATTTAGAAGCTCTTTTTGGAAGCCCAAATAAGAAAGAGGACATCAAAAGCTCAGCTATGATGTTCCCGCGTGAAATATCGAACGAATCAACGGTAGTGACTTCTCATTACCAACGGCTGGAACAGGACAGCAGAGAGCTGGACAATGAGCAGCCGGACGATTACATCCCTTACGACCAGCGTTTGGAGCCGTACATTGTTCCAGTTCTCTTCGGCCTCATCTTTCTGTTGGGCGTCATCGGCAACGGTTGCCTCATTTCCATACTTTGTTGTCAGAAATCCATGCGCAACCTGCCCAACATGTTCATCTTCAATCTGGCCCTCGGCGACCTTCTCGTCCTACTGTTTACCGTTCCGTTTACTTCAACAGTCTACACGTTCGACTCGTGGCCCTACGGAGAGTTGGTCTGCAAAGCTTCCGAATTCGCCAAG GACACGTCAGTTGGCGTTTCCGTTTTCACGCTAACGGCCCTCAGCTTTGATCGATACACGGCCATCGTGCAACCAGTTCAATCATTTGTTAGCGGCCCCAAATCAAAACAGTCTTGCATCATCGTCAGTCTTGTCGCCATCTGGTTGGCATCGCTCGGCTTGGCCTTGCCGGCCGCCATCTTTTCGCATTTGATGAAACTGAGCGGAGAAAAGATTCCGGAAGCCGAACGGATGTGGGACGCTAACGGGACGATAATGGGCCCGACCCATCGAGAAATTCTCGTTTGTTATCCTTTCCCCCAAGAATTCGGCACCGTCTACCCCAAAATTATCGTTCTGGGTCGTTTTCTCATTCACTACTGTCTACCTCTCCTCATCATTGGAACATTTTATGCCATCATGGCCCATCATCTCCTTCGAAG CGTTCAGATTATTCCCGGGCATGCCACTGTGAGAACTCCTTCATCCAAACGACAGCATAGACAACCCCCATCAGATACGTCGGCATCTAATAAT GCCAACGAGCCCGTCCTTTTACTCCAGTTGCCGCAGCCCAACAAGAATCGCAAATCACGTCGCAAAGTAGCCAAGATGGTGCAG TATTTTGTGGTGTTGTTCGCCATCTGCTTTCTACCCATGCACGTCTTCTTCCTGTGGTTCCACTTTGACGCCAACTCGCAAAACGACTACAACAATTTCTGGAACGCGTTCAGGATTTTCGGCTTCGTCTTGGCCTACATCAACTCGTGCATCAATCCCATAGCCCTCTACTTCCTCAGCACCAATTTCCGCAAACATTTCAACCGGCTATTATTTTGCGGTTGGGCGCGAAAGGGCAGCATAAGCTCGGAAAGAATCAGGAGCCGATCAGAACGTCACGGAGTCAATAACTATCCACTCAAAGAGTTTCGCGAAGAGCATCCGCCGCTAGCGTCAGAGCGGATGACGCCATCCGCCTGTTGCAATCAGCAAACGACTTGTCATCACGGGCTAGGAGGCCAGCAGAACGTCACTCACCATCCCAGCGTTCACAACGGAAACACGAAGCCAAC GGGGCATTGCGTGTACATCCGTGGGCAGCCAGAAGGATCCGCATCGCAAATACCTAGCAGGCCATAA
- the LOC124202091 gene encoding uncharacterized protein LOC124202091, which produces MNETNSTAANGDVVSSSAPNYFDVPIMALSLTVTQIVFRLCVVGVGMVLNCVVFLVVSCSRQLRYPRHIFWAAVSLVDCLFLSQCVLELGVIVNHDRLACRFNVFLAFTDYSILLLFLSLAALDRYLAIAFYEKYKRSVTNRAVVLLLLSTSTLTFAIITSPFWTGSRSVNSCTINLSQMHWVFIWNSILGMVCVVLHVTTFVKSRAIIRQHFPKRRQQPPITLRFVNHSSVHPPADLNSANVRGDLMTARGVSVTLPQENNPHRLKVNDKIDHHREDDSQLPPSFDRVDTNCFFPWMQGRSKVSRLELQTTINMSINVLPFWLCTFPISCTSIAIYWCVQLRGDCTILGLIMSYLRDAFLLHTIYNPVMYMCSSSKFWRALRHFAWKVKNGCAFHAEVNAN; this is translated from the exons ATGAATGAAACCAATTCTACTGCGGCCAACGGCGATGTCGTGTCTTCATCCGCCCCGAATTACTTTGATGTGCCAATCATGGCGCTGTCTCTCACAGTCACTCAAATTGTCTTCCGGCTCTGTGTCGTTGGCGTCGGGATGGTGTTGAATTGCGTCGTTTTTCTCGTGGTGAGCTGCTCGAGACAATTGCGCTATCCGCGTCACATTTTCTGGGCTGCAGTGTCGTTGGTCGAttgtctttttctatctcAGTGTGTCCTGGAACTGGGCGTCATTGTCAATCACGATCGATTGGCTTGCCGATTCAACGTTTTCTTGGCTTTCACCGACTACTCGATCCTGTTGCTCTTCCTTTCACTGGCCGCTCTCGATCGTTACTTGGCCATCGCTTTTTACGAAAAGTACAAACGCAGTGTCACCAACCGAGCCGTCGTCCTGCTACTCTTGAGCACCTCGACTTTGACGTTTGCCATCATTACCAGCCCGTTTTGGACGGGCTCCAGATCCGTCAATAGTTGCACAATCAATTTGTCTCAAATGCACTGGGTTTTTATCTGGAATTCCATTTTGGGAATGGTTTGCGTCGTTCTCCACGTCACCACCTTCGTGAAATCCAGGGCAATAATCCGCCAGCATTTTCCGAAACGTCGCCAACAACCGCCCATCACGCTCAGATTCGTTAATCATTCTTCAGTCCATCCGCCGGCTGACCTCAACTCTG CAAACGTACGCGGTGACCTGATGACAGCTCGAGGAGTTTCGGTAACATTGCCACAAGAAAATAACCCGCACCGGTTGAAAGTGAACGATAAAATTGATCACCACCGGGAAGACGATTCCCAATTACCGCCGTCTTTTGATCGCGTCGACACCAACTGCTTCTTCCCCTGGATGCAGGGTCGCTCGAAAGTCAGCCGACTCGAACTCCAGACCACAATCAACATGTCCATCAATGTCCTTCCGTTTTGGCTTTGCACTTTTCCCATATCTTGCACGTCGATTGCTATTTACTGGTGCGTCCAGCTCAGGGGTGACTGCACCATCCTGGGTCTAATCATGTCCTACTTGCGCGACGCCTTCCTACTCCACACTATTTACAATCCCGTGATGTACATGTGCTCCAGCTCTAAATTCTGGCGAGCCCTTCGTCATTTTGCGTGGAAAGTGAAAAATGGATGCGCTTTCCATGCAGAAGTGAATgccaattga
- the LOC124202100 gene encoding neuropeptide CCHamide-1 receptor-like — protein sequence MLLLDGITINASASNSSKIDQKDVLLLEPYIVPVFFGLIFVSGVVGNGGLMFIICRYKSMRNLPNLFVFNLALGDLFVLLFAVPFTTSIYMFDSWPFGELVCKASEFAKDTSVGVSVFTLTALSFDRYNAIVNPVQSYVAGPKSKQCIIITLAVIWLVSLGLALPAASFSHILFIWVNKTGEWTSNRSLQSHTELLLMSDEANRTLEPSYFNEFHVCYPFPGEFGPVYAQIVILGRFLFHYFIPLLVISTLYTIVARHLKRSAGIIPGQATLTAASINRRSCPPDNSSNNANNNQESRRKVAVMVQCFVGLFAICFLPIHVYSLWFHFDPRSKTRYNQYWHAFRIFGFVLAYINSCINPIALYFISTNFRKHFNRLLFCGCCGSDSITSDGRSALRSRSEVRQDNYPLNEFIHHRQQSRPSFEPTV from the exons ATGTTGCTACTGGATGGGATAACCATCAACGCATCAGCATCCAATTCATCAAAGATTGATCAAAAGGACGTCCTACTACTCGAGCCGTACATTGTTCCCGTTTTCTTCGGCCTCATCTTCGTGTCGGGAGTCGTCGGCAATGGCGGCCTCATGTTCATCATCTGCCGCTACAAATCCATGCGCAACCTGCCCAACTTATTCGTGTTCAATCTGGCCCTCGGTGACCTTTTCGTGCTCCTCTTTGCCGTCCCGTTCACGACTTCAATTTACATGTTTGATTCGTGGCCATTTGGCGAGTTGGTCTGCAAAGCTTCCGAGTTTGCCAAG GATACTTCGGTGGGCGTTTCCGTTTTCACGCTAACGGCCCTCAGTTTCGACCGGTACAATGCGATCGTCAATCCCGTCCAGTCGTACGTGGCTGGCCCCAAATCCAAGCAGtgcatcatcatcactctTGCCGTCATCTGGTTGGTATCGCTCGGCTTGGCCTTACCGGCCGCTTCATTTTCgcatattttattcatttgggTGAACAAAACCGGCGAGTGGACTTCTAACAGAAGCTTGCAGTCGCACACGGAATTATTGCTGATGAGCGACGAGGCCAACAGGACTTTAGAGCCCAGCTATTTCAATGAATTTCACGTTTGTTATCCCTTTCCTGGTGAATTCGGTCCCGTTTACGCTCAAATTGTCATTCTGGGCAGATTCTTATTTCACTACTTTATTCCGCTACTCGTCATCAGCACGTTATACACAATCGTGGCCCGTCATCTCAAGCGCAG CGCCGGGATTATTCCTGGCCAAGCGACACTGACCGCTGCCTCGATTAACCGTCGTTCATGTCCGCCAGATAATTCGTCAAACAAT gctaataataatcaagaatCCCGTCGCAAAGTGGCCGTGATGGTGCAA TGTTTTGTGGGCTTGTTCGCCATCTGTTTCCTGCCGATTCACGTCTACTCTTTGTGGTTTCACTTTGACCCGAGATCCAAGACGAGGTACAACCAGTACTGGCACGCGTTCAGGATTTTCGGCTTCGTCTTGGCCTACATCAACTCGTGCATCAATCCCATAGCCCTCTACTTCATCAGCACCAATTTCCGCAAGCATTTCAACCGGCTATTATTTTGTGGCTGCTGTGGAAGCGACAGCATCACCTCCGACGGGAGAAGTGCGCTAAGGTCCCGCTCTGAAGTTCGTCAAGACAACTATCCGCTCAATGAATTCATTCACCACCGGCAGCAATCACGTCCGTCTTTCGAGCCGACAGTCTAG
- the LOC124202099 gene encoding neuropeptide CCHamide-1 receptor-like, producing the protein MNESAALNASDNSAEAEEERVNVEKYLAPVIFGLIFVVGAVGNGSLMFIICRYKSMRNLPNIFIFNLALGDLFILLFAVPFTSSIFTFNVWPFGEFVCKASEFAKDTSVSVSVFTLMALSFDRYNAIVNPVQSYAAGPKSKRRIIFTLAVIWLVSLGLASPAAVFSRLVEVKLLPTWNSSSLVVYDVNNDDQLLNQTQNENETSSAQLLVRFCYPFPGKFGDGIHSKSVIVGRVLIQYLIPLAIIGTFYTITARHLLRSTGNIDGQATVTAASASRPNRQHPPSATSPTNNSNSNQESRRKVARMVQSLVALFLICFLPIHIYFLWFYFNPKSQEDYNDFWHALKIISFVLAYTNSCINPVALYFISTNFRKHFDRVLCCCRLDEGRNVRSKDKSARPRRRRDDRRRDGGDPLKEFQQRGSNPLTSLEQTPSDKRTTSSQNGSDVPLTVVSSVHDETSGNNKPLPVTSSASATNNKENVDALTSIDPAVSIV; encoded by the exons ATGAACGAATCAGCTGCACTTAACGCATCCGACAATTCCGCCGAGGCCGAAGAAGAAAGGGTCAATGTCGAAAAATACCTGGCGCCCGTTATCTTCGGCCTCATCTTCGTGGTGGGTGCGGTCGGCAACGGCAGCCTCATGTTCATCATCTGCCGCTACAAATCCATGCGCAACCTGCCCAACATATTCATCTTCAATCTGGCCCTTGGCGACCTGTTTATTCTCCTCTTTGCCGTCCCGTTCACCTCCTCCATTTTCACGTTCAATGTATGGCCCTTTGGCGAATTTGTCTGCAAAGCTTCCGAGTTTgccaag GATACTTCCGTGAGTGTTTCCGTTTTCACGCTCATGGCCCTCAGTTTTGACCGGTACAATGCGATCGTCAATCCCGTCCAGTCGTACGCGGCTGGCCCCAAATCGAAACGTCGCATCATCTTCACTCTTGCCGTCATCTGGTTGGTATCGCTCGGATTGGCCTCTCCGGCCGCCGTCTTTTCTCGTTTGGTTGAGGTTAAACTGCTGCCAACTTGGAATTCATCGTCTTTGGTGGTCTATGACGTCAACAACGACGATCAGTTATTGAATCAAACCCAAAACGAGAACGAGACTTCGTCTGCCCAGCTCCTGGTTCGCTTTTGTTATCCGTTTCCAGGCAAATTCGGCGACGGCATTCACTCCAAATCGGTCATCGTCGGCCGTGTTTTGATTCAGTATCTCATTCCGCTGGCCATCATTGGCACATTTTACACAATCACGGCTCGTCATCTTCTTCGCAG TACCGGGAACATCGATGGTCAAGCCACAGTGACTGCGGCCTCAGCATCTAGACCCAATCGTCAACATCCGCCATCAGCAACTTCCCCTACCAATAAT TCCAATAGTAACCAGGAATCCCGTCGCAAAGTGGCCCGGATGGTGCAG AGTTTGGTAGCCctgtttttaatttgcttCTTGCCGATCCACATCTACTTTTTGTGGTTCTACTTCAATCCCAAATCGCAAGAAGATTACAACGACTTCTGGCACGCGTTGAAGATCATCAGCTTCGTCTTGGCCTACACCAATTCGTGCATCAATCCCGTAGCGCTCTACTTTATCAGCACCAATTTCCGCAAGCATTTCGATCGAGTACTTTGCTGCTGTCGCCTGGACGAAGGTAGAAACGTCCGCTCTAAGGACAAATCGGCGAGGCCTCGTCGCCGCCGGGATGATCGTCGGCGTGACGGCGGCGATCCGTTGAAGGAATTTCAACAGCGAGGATCGAATCCACTCACGTCGCTGGAGCAGACGCCGTCCGACAAGCGAACGACTTCAAGTCAAAATGGATCTGATGTACCGCTAACTGTCGTTAGTTCCGTGCACGATGAAACCTCCGGCAATAATAAGCCTTTGCCGGTCACTTCATCAGCATCCgcaaccaacaacaaagagAATGTTGATGCTTTAACGTCAATCGATCCAGCTGTGTCGATAGTATAG